A DNA window from Selenomonas sp. oral taxon 126 contains the following coding sequences:
- the rimO gene encoding 30S ribosomal protein S12 methylthiotransferase RimO, which yields MKAGFISLGCAKNLVDTEVMLGIMQEHGIEITNEPAEADILIVNTCAFIQSAKEESITTVLGMADYKETGRCRSLIVAGCLGQRYGQQLLDEIPEANAIIGTGAWSRIMEVIQETLKGRRLLIAGKDETIYDAKTPRLRTTPNYTAYVKIAEGCDHRCAFCAIPLIRGSFRSREMEDILEEVRDLAERGVREIVLIAQDSANYGLDRYRKPMLPTLLRELAKIEKIAWIRVLYSYPKYFTDELIEVFATEPKVVKYVDLPLQHAHNAVLRSMNRPDTREGVEKLIKKLRERIPGVAIRSTFIVGFPGETDTHYQALRSFVEEQRFDKVGIFTYSEEEDTPAAAMAQKVSEEVMQERYHDLMSLQSKISEEINIGLEDQELDVLIEGRDAEQQAIAVGRSYREAPEVDGQIYIEGDTESQVGEIVRVHLLQGFTYDIVGERVH from the coding sequence GTGAAAGCAGGTTTTATCAGTCTCGGTTGTGCAAAGAATCTCGTTGATACGGAGGTCATGCTCGGCATCATGCAGGAGCATGGCATTGAGATCACCAATGAGCCTGCAGAGGCGGATATCCTGATTGTCAACACCTGCGCCTTCATCCAGTCCGCGAAGGAAGAATCCATCACAACGGTGCTCGGCATGGCGGACTATAAGGAGACGGGGCGTTGTCGAAGCCTGATTGTGGCAGGCTGCCTCGGGCAGCGCTATGGACAGCAGCTGCTTGATGAGATCCCAGAGGCGAATGCCATCATCGGTACAGGCGCATGGAGCCGCATCATGGAGGTTATTCAGGAGACTCTGAAAGGGCGGCGACTCCTGATTGCAGGCAAGGATGAGACCATCTACGATGCCAAGACGCCGCGTCTGCGGACGACGCCAAACTATACCGCCTATGTCAAGATCGCCGAGGGCTGCGATCATCGTTGCGCATTCTGTGCGATTCCACTCATTCGCGGCAGTTTCCGCAGCAGGGAGATGGAGGATATTCTCGAAGAGGTACGAGACCTTGCAGAGAGAGGTGTGCGCGAGATCGTCCTGATTGCGCAGGACAGTGCAAACTATGGTCTTGATCGCTATCGGAAGCCAATGCTTCCGACACTCCTGCGGGAGCTGGCGAAGATCGAAAAAATTGCGTGGATTCGTGTGCTCTATAGCTATCCGAAATACTTCACGGACGAGCTTATCGAGGTGTTTGCGACTGAGCCAAAGGTTGTAAAATATGTCGACCTCCCGCTGCAGCATGCACATAATGCCGTGCTGCGTTCAATGAACCGCCCCGATACGCGTGAGGGCGTAGAGAAGCTGATTAAAAAGCTACGTGAGCGCATTCCCGGCGTTGCAATTCGCTCGACATTTATTGTCGGATTCCCGGGGGAGACGGATACGCACTATCAGGCGCTTCGCTCCTTTGTGGAGGAGCAGCGCTTTGATAAGGTCGGCATATTTACCTACTCTGAGGAGGAGGATACGCCGGCAGCCGCAATGGCGCAGAAGGTCTCAGAGGAGGTCATGCAGGAGCGCTATCATGACCTCATGAGTCTGCAGAGCAAGATCTCCGAGGAGATCAATATCGGTCTTGAAGATCAGGAGTTGGATGTCCTGATAGAGGGGCGCGATGCGGAGCAGCAGGCGATTGCCGTGGGGCGTTCCTATCGGGAGGCACCCGAGGTGGACGGACAGATCTATATTGAGGGAGATACCGAGAGCCAAGTTGGCGAGATTGTCCGCGTTCACCTCCTGCAAGGATTTACGTACGATATTGTGGGGGAGAGGGTGCATTGA
- a CDS encoding CinA family protein: MESAYEMLSDELGRELRARGLTISCAESCTGGLLTSTLTDIPGSSAYVMGSVVSYSNDVKSRILHVSEETLLLHGAVSEETAREMAEGVRQLMQTDIGVGITGIAGPDGGSAEKPVGLIYIAAADRTHTIVEKNNFSGTRLENKNAAVEKALQMIYDVMRSSL, translated from the coding sequence ATGGAGTCTGCATATGAAATGCTCTCTGATGAGTTGGGGAGGGAACTGCGTGCGCGCGGCCTTACGATTTCCTGTGCCGAGTCCTGTACCGGAGGACTCCTCACGAGTACGCTGACGGACATTCCCGGCAGCTCTGCCTATGTGATGGGCAGCGTTGTCTCCTACTCAAACGATGTGAAGTCACGCATTCTTCATGTCTCTGAGGAGACCCTTTTGCTGCATGGTGCTGTCTCTGAGGAGACGGCACGCGAGATGGCGGAGGGTGTGCGGCAGCTCATGCAGACGGATATCGGCGTAGGCATTACAGGCATTGCAGGCCCCGACGGCGGATCGGCAGAAAAGCCGGTTGGGCTCATCTATATCGCCGCAGCCGATCGAACGCATACGATTGTCGAAAAAAATAATTTCTCCGGCACGCGGCTCGAAAACAAGAATGCGGCGGTTGAAAAAGCACTGCAAATGATATACGATGTAATGAGGAGTTCTCTATGA
- a CDS encoding tartrate dehydrogenase, protein MKRFDIAVIAGDGIGPEVIAEGKKVFSGISQMDGNFSVSFADFPWGCEYYLKTGEMMPEDGLDRLKDFDAIYLGAVGYPGVPDHISLGDLLLRIRRGFDEYINLRPVRLLKGAPCPLADVSADDINMVVVRENSEGEYANVGAHLYAGTEREVALQTGVFSRHGCERVIRYAYELARREKRSLTSISKGNALHYSMVFWDEIFAEIGKEYPDVETHSLLVDAASMFFVKDPGRFEIVVTSNLFGDILTDLGAAIAGGMGLAAGANLNPERKYPSMFEPIHGSAPDIAGQGAANPLASIWSVSQMLEFLGEEIWAERLLAAIETLLVERKTLTPDLGGCAKTSEIGDAVLEILKR, encoded by the coding sequence ATGAAGCGCTTTGATATTGCAGTCATTGCGGGGGATGGCATCGGTCCGGAAGTCATTGCCGAAGGGAAGAAGGTGTTTTCCGGTATCTCACAGATGGATGGAAACTTTTCGGTTTCCTTTGCGGATTTCCCTTGGGGCTGTGAATACTATCTGAAGACGGGCGAAATGATGCCGGAGGACGGTCTGGATCGGCTCAAGGATTTTGATGCCATCTATCTCGGTGCCGTTGGCTATCCCGGGGTGCCGGATCACATATCCCTAGGTGACCTCCTGCTTCGGATTCGCCGTGGATTCGATGAATACATTAACCTGCGTCCCGTACGTCTCTTGAAGGGAGCGCCGTGCCCGCTTGCCGATGTCTCAGCGGATGACATCAATATGGTTGTTGTCCGAGAGAATAGCGAAGGGGAGTATGCCAACGTCGGCGCACATCTCTATGCGGGAACGGAGCGTGAGGTAGCGCTGCAGACGGGGGTCTTCTCTCGTCATGGTTGTGAACGCGTCATACGCTATGCCTATGAGCTTGCACGCCGTGAAAAACGCTCGCTCACCTCGATCTCCAAGGGGAACGCACTGCACTACTCCATGGTGTTCTGGGATGAGATTTTCGCGGAGATCGGCAAGGAGTATCCCGATGTGGAAACACACAGCCTCCTCGTCGATGCGGCGAGCATGTTCTTTGTCAAGGATCCGGGGCGTTTCGAGATCGTTGTGACGAGCAACCTCTTTGGCGATATCCTGACGGATCTCGGAGCGGCGATTGCGGGCGGCATGGGACTGGCGGCAGGTGCAAACCTCAATCCCGAACGGAAGTACCCGTCAATGTTCGAGCCAATTCACGGAAGTGCCCCGGATATTGCGGGACAGGGTGCTGCAAATCCGCTGGCGTCCATCTGGTCGGTCAGTCAGATGTTGGAATTCCTTGGAGAAGAGATCTGGGCAGAGCGGTTGCTTGCTGCAATCGAGACGTTGCTTGTGGAGCGGAAGACATTGACGCCTGACCTTGGCGGGTGTGCCAAGACCTCGGAGATCGGCGACGCTGTCCTTGAAATTTTGAAACGCTAA